In one window of Paraflavitalea soli DNA:
- a CDS encoding acetyl-CoA carboxylase carboxyltransferase subunit alpha encodes MPQDKNRQFLEFEKPIKELFDDIEGLKQKAEKSKIDLSDPIKKLEERVIETRKAITQNLTPWQKVQLSRHPDRPYTLKYIDKLFTDFVELFGDRNVRDDKAMVGGFASLDGKTVMVIGQQKGINTKARQLRNFGMANPEGYRKALRLMKLAEKFNKPVITLIDTPGAYPGLEAEERGQGEAIARNIYEMMRLKVPVICVVIGEGASGGAMGIGVGDRVFMLENTWYTVISPESCSSILWRSWDQKEKAAEQLKLTPDYMHQFGLIDEIIPEPVGGAHWDYTEAANLLKPYLINTINELSRLSPEERVQKRIEKFGKMGFYDEL; translated from the coding sequence ATGCCGCAAGATAAAAACCGCCAATTTCTCGAATTTGAAAAACCCATCAAGGAGCTGTTTGACGACATTGAAGGACTGAAACAAAAAGCTGAAAAAAGTAAGATTGACCTGAGCGACCCCATAAAAAAGCTGGAAGAGCGCGTAATTGAAACCCGCAAGGCCATTACCCAAAACCTTACCCCCTGGCAGAAAGTACAATTAAGCCGCCACCCCGACCGCCCCTACACCCTTAAGTATATAGATAAACTCTTTACTGATTTTGTAGAGCTTTTTGGCGACCGCAATGTACGCGATGACAAAGCCATGGTAGGTGGTTTTGCTTCCCTGGATGGCAAAACCGTCATGGTCATCGGACAGCAAAAGGGGATCAATACAAAAGCCCGCCAGTTGCGCAACTTTGGTATGGCCAATCCCGAAGGCTACCGCAAAGCCCTCCGTCTCATGAAACTGGCCGAGAAATTCAACAAGCCCGTCATTACCTTAATAGATACACCCGGTGCCTATCCCGGCCTCGAAGCAGAAGAAAGAGGACAAGGTGAAGCCATTGCCCGCAATATCTACGAAATGATGCGCCTCAAAGTACCTGTTATTTGTGTGGTCATAGGTGAAGGTGCTTCTGGTGGTGCCATGGGTATTGGTGTGGGCGACAGAGTATTCATGTTGGAAAATACCTGGTACACCGTCATCTCCCCCGAATCCTGTAGCTCCATCTTGTGGCGCAGCTGGGATCAGAAGGAAAAAGCCGCCGAGCAGCTAAAGCTTACACCCGACTATATGCACCAGTTTGGCCTCATCGATGAGATCATCCCCGAACCAGTGGGAGGAGCACATTGGGACTATACAGAGGCTGCCAACCTGTTAAAGCCCTACCTCATCAATACCATCAATGAACTAAGCCGGCTATCACCCGAAGAGCGCGTACAGAAGCGTATTGAGAAGTTTGGTAAAATGGGCTTCTACGACGAATTGTGA
- the dapA gene encoding 4-hydroxy-tetrahydrodipicolinate synthase gives MSLRQTLQGTGVALVTPFKANYEVDYEALGKVIDFVIKGGVEYVVTLGTTGETPTLSKKEKIAIVQYTYDKVANRVPVVVGIGGNDTQELIKDLGEFPLDKATAVLSASPYYNKPSQEGIFQHYKLLAAASPKPILLYNVPGRTGRNMTAATTLRLANEVANIAGIKEASGDMAQCSLLLRDRPENFLVVSGDDALTFPQVATGMDGVISVAANAFPRVFTDMVRFTLKQDLTTAKKLNDQLIEAYDLMFAENNPAGIKAFLTELELIENNLRLPMTPLSSALHEQVKDYLRN, from the coding sequence ATGTCGCTCAGGCAAACATTACAAGGCACAGGCGTAGCCCTCGTCACCCCTTTCAAAGCTAACTATGAGGTCGATTATGAAGCATTAGGCAAAGTGATCGACTTTGTTATTAAGGGCGGAGTTGAATATGTAGTCACGCTGGGAACCACCGGCGAAACACCTACCCTCAGCAAGAAGGAAAAGATAGCCATCGTACAATACACCTACGATAAGGTAGCCAATCGCGTGCCCGTAGTGGTAGGTATAGGTGGCAACGATACACAGGAACTCATCAAAGACCTGGGCGAGTTTCCCCTCGACAAAGCAACAGCCGTACTGAGCGCCAGCCCCTATTACAACAAGCCATCACAGGAAGGTATCTTCCAGCATTATAAATTACTGGCAGCCGCCTCTCCAAAACCAATCTTGCTATACAATGTACCCGGCAGAACAGGTAGGAATATGACCGCTGCCACTACCCTGCGCCTGGCCAATGAAGTAGCCAACATAGCAGGTATCAAGGAAGCCAGCGGCGACATGGCCCAGTGCAGCCTCCTGCTGCGCGATCGCCCGGAAAACTTCCTGGTAGTAAGTGGAGATGATGCCCTGACCTTTCCACAGGTAGCCACAGGCATGGATGGCGTCATCAGCGTGGCAGCCAATGCCTTTCCAAGAGTGTTTACCGATATGGTCCGTTTTACCCTCAAACAAGACCTTACCACAGCCAAAAAGCTCAATGATCAACTCATAGAAGCCTACGACCTGATGTTTGCAGAAAACAATCCGGCCGGTATCAAAGCATTCTTAACAGAATTGGAATTAATTGAAAACAATTTGCGCCTGCCCATGACTCCCTTGAGCAGTGCATTGCATGAACAGGTAAAAGACTACCTGAGAAATTAA
- a CDS encoding ribonuclease Z — translation MLAVTILGNNSALPAYDRHPTSQLVTLDDHLFLVDCGEGTQVQLSKYRIRWGRINHIFISHLHGDHYFGLPGFINSMGLLHRENDLHLFAPAPLQEILNLQLKAAATVLPYALHFHPLEGEGVLVKTDRFKVTSFATKHRIPCWGFRFDQVKAPRRVNPEKAIQHGVPSSFYDRLKQGEDYETKTGELIKNELVTDAAPKPQSYAYSADTLYDEELIEKVQGVDMLYHETTYLKDLNDRAASRFHSTTTQAACIAKKANVGRLLIGHFSSKYDKLDVFRDEACEVFPNTDLALEGVTYKV, via the coding sequence ATGCTCGCAGTTACTATACTGGGAAATAATTCAGCGCTACCGGCCTACGACCGGCATCCAACTTCACAACTGGTGACGCTGGACGACCATTTATTCCTGGTAGATTGCGGGGAAGGGACGCAGGTACAGTTATCCAAATACCGCATTCGCTGGGGCCGTATCAACCATATCTTCATTTCGCACCTGCATGGAGACCATTATTTTGGTTTGCCCGGATTCATCAACAGCATGGGGCTGCTGCACCGGGAAAATGACCTGCATTTGTTTGCTCCGGCACCCTTACAAGAAATACTGAACCTGCAATTGAAGGCTGCCGCTACGGTGTTGCCCTATGCGCTGCATTTCCACCCTTTGGAGGGAGAGGGAGTGTTGGTGAAGACGGACCGGTTTAAGGTAACGAGTTTTGCTACCAAGCACCGCATTCCCTGTTGGGGTTTTCGCTTTGACCAGGTAAAAGCTCCCCGGCGTGTAAATCCGGAAAAAGCTATTCAGCATGGTGTGCCCTCTTCTTTTTATGACCGGCTTAAACAAGGAGAGGATTATGAAACGAAGACTGGTGAGCTGATAAAGAATGAACTGGTAACAGACGCGGCGCCGAAACCTCAATCTTACGCTTATAGTGCGGATACGCTTTACGATGAAGAATTAATAGAAAAGGTGCAGGGAGTGGACATGTTGTACCACGAAACTACTTACCTGAAAGACCTGAATGACCGGGCAGCCAGCCGATTCCACTCCACTACTACACAGGCTGCCTGTATTGCCAAAAAGGCCAATGTAGGCCGTTTATTGATCGGCCACTTCAGCTCTAAATATGATAAACTGGATGTATTCCGGGATGAAGCCTGTGAAGTATTTCCGAATACGGATCTTGCGCTTGAGGGGGTGACGTATAAGGTATAG
- a CDS encoding bifunctional heptose 7-phosphate kinase/heptose 1-phosphate adenyltransferase produces the protein MGVIDFDKLFAQFNGIKVGVIGDVMLDTYWWGHVDRISPEAPVPVVALDKREFRIGGAGNVALNLVSLGAQVTALSVTGKDEDGQLLKGLFKEFNINTDYLIQSPARITTNKVRIISRNQQMMRLDSETTKDLTAEVEQALLQQVEQYIVTEKPQAIVLEDYNKGVLTERVIKAVIALCKQHGVITTVDPKRKNFFAYAGVDIFKPNMKEVKDGLNLLLDDVNMASLTEIHQQLQEKLQHHISFITLSEKGVFYHNHETSRIIPSHLRNIADVSGAGDTVIAVASLIYTATKSIDLMAEVANIAGGLVCEEVGTVAINKEKLLEECKLLLG, from the coding sequence ATGGGTGTCATTGATTTTGATAAGTTATTTGCTCAGTTCAATGGTATTAAGGTAGGGGTTATTGGAGACGTGATGCTGGATACGTATTGGTGGGGGCATGTGGACCGTATTTCTCCTGAAGCGCCGGTGCCGGTAGTAGCGCTGGATAAAAGGGAGTTTCGCATTGGCGGGGCGGGGAATGTGGCATTGAACCTGGTATCGCTGGGCGCGCAGGTGACGGCTTTGTCGGTAACGGGAAAGGATGAGGATGGCCAGTTGTTGAAAGGATTGTTTAAGGAATTCAATATCAATACTGATTACCTGATACAATCTCCTGCCCGTATCACCACCAACAAAGTGCGTATCATTAGCCGGAACCAGCAAATGATGCGGCTTGATTCAGAAACTACGAAAGATCTAACGGCTGAGGTAGAGCAGGCTTTGCTGCAGCAAGTAGAGCAATACATTGTTACCGAAAAGCCCCAGGCGATCGTGCTGGAGGACTACAATAAAGGAGTGTTGACAGAAAGGGTGATCAAAGCAGTGATCGCTCTTTGTAAGCAACACGGGGTGATCACTACGGTGGATCCCAAACGCAAGAACTTCTTTGCGTATGCTGGGGTGGATATCTTCAAGCCCAATATGAAAGAGGTAAAGGATGGCCTGAACCTGTTGCTGGACGATGTAAACATGGCTTCCTTAACGGAGATCCACCAGCAATTGCAGGAGAAACTCCAACATCATATTTCCTTCATTACGCTATCGGAAAAGGGTGTATTTTATCATAATCACGAAACTTCCCGGATCATTCCCTCGCATTTACGCAATATTGCGGATGTATCGGGGGCAGGGGATACGGTTATTGCCGTAGCCTCGCTGATCTACACGGCTACCAAAAGCATTGACCTGATGGCAGAGGTAGCCAATATTGCCGGCGGCCTGGTGTGCGAAGAGGTAGGCACAGTAGCTATCAATAAGGAGAAGCTGCTGGAGGAATGTAAGTTGCTCCTGGGATAA
- a CDS encoding APC family permease, translating into MAETQPAFKPSLSLVDATMVVAGSMIGSGIFIVSSDIMRYTGSAGWLILVWLITGFMTITAAVTYGELSGMFPKAGGQYVYLKEAFNPLAGFLYGWSFFAVIQTATIAAVAVAFSRFTAYLVPELGESNIILTLGSLKISAAQLLGIALIIFLTYTNTKGIKGGKIIQTTFTTVKLLSLFGLIILGFLLAKHSFWDENWQTGLKAMQLPRDEAGNFIKEGPWFSIGGTALIGAIAAAMVGSIFSSDSWNNVTFIAGEIKNPKKNIGLSLFLGTLIVTIIYVTANLMYLYVLPLKDIAYPEGNRVAVAASNALFGSNGSIVIAVMIMISTFGCNNGLILAGARVYYTMANDGLFFKKTGTLNKNAVPEFALWLQCIVASILCLSGSYGDLLDMISFVVVLFYALTIIGIAVLRKKRPDIERPYKAFGYPVLPAIYILLALTFCVFLIIMKPVYAGAGLGIVLVGIPLYYIAVSSKKKGA; encoded by the coding sequence ATGGCTGAAACACAACCTGCTTTTAAACCCTCACTGAGTTTAGTAGACGCTACCATGGTGGTGGCGGGCTCGATGATCGGCTCCGGTATCTTTATCGTTAGTTCTGACATTATGCGTTATACGGGTAGTGCGGGCTGGCTGATCCTGGTATGGCTTATTACCGGTTTTATGACTATTACTGCTGCAGTGACCTATGGGGAGTTGAGTGGCATGTTTCCCAAAGCGGGTGGCCAATATGTATACCTTAAAGAAGCATTCAATCCGCTGGCGGGGTTCCTGTATGGCTGGAGTTTCTTTGCGGTTATTCAAACAGCTACGATTGCTGCCGTGGCAGTGGCGTTCAGCCGTTTTACGGCCTACCTGGTGCCAGAACTGGGGGAAAGTAATATTATCCTTACACTTGGGAGCTTAAAAATATCAGCTGCGCAGTTGCTGGGGATAGCGCTGATCATATTTTTAACTTATACGAATACAAAGGGTATCAAAGGAGGGAAGATCATTCAAACCACTTTTACTACTGTAAAGCTACTTTCCTTATTTGGCCTGATCATATTGGGCTTCCTACTGGCCAAGCACAGCTTCTGGGATGAGAACTGGCAAACAGGATTGAAGGCGATGCAGCTACCAAGAGATGAGGCAGGCAATTTTATAAAAGAAGGGCCCTGGTTCTCTATCGGGGGGACCGCGTTGATCGGGGCGATCGCTGCAGCTATGGTAGGTTCAATCTTCAGTAGTGATTCCTGGAACAATGTGACCTTCATTGCCGGTGAGATCAAAAACCCCAAGAAGAATATCGGTTTAAGTCTGTTCCTGGGAACGCTGATCGTGACGATCATCTATGTTACTGCTAACCTGATGTACCTGTATGTACTTCCTTTAAAAGATATTGCTTATCCTGAGGGCAACCGGGTGGCGGTGGCTGCTTCCAATGCGCTGTTTGGCAGCAACGGATCGATCGTTATTGCAGTAATGATCATGATCTCCACTTTTGGCTGTAATAATGGTCTTATCCTGGCAGGGGCCCGCGTATATTATACGATGGCCAATGACGGGTTGTTCTTTAAGAAAACCGGAACGCTCAATAAAAATGCGGTTCCTGAATTTGCTTTATGGCTGCAATGTATTGTAGCTTCTATATTGTGTCTGAGCGGCAGCTATGGGGACCTGCTGGACATGATCTCTTTTGTAGTGGTATTGTTCTATGCGCTCACGATTATCGGTATTGCGGTATTGCGGAAAAAAAGACCAGATATTGAGCGTCCTTATAAGGCATTTGGCTATCCGGTGCTGCCGGCTATTTACATTCTGCTGGCACTTACTTTCTGTGTATTCCTTATCATCATGAAGCCGGTTTACGCAGGTGCGGGGCTGGGTATTGTGCTGGTGGGGATACCGTTGTACTATATTGCTGTATCCAGCAAAAAGAAGGGGGCTTAG
- a CDS encoding OmpH family outer membrane protein yields MRNISTILSIIALALTGVLFYLHFSSKGASKNVPVAADKDGHHDFKIAYFDIDSLQSSYTFYKDALEEMKGKESAANAELQDIKAKFQRRIQQLQEKGPTMSQAEGEAAQKEVAKMEQDYRKREAQLQDNLQNQQMDMTKLMRKQIEDYLSEFNKQKGYAYIFSYEPGFIMYYKDSLYDVTGELVQGLNEKYKSKKKK; encoded by the coding sequence ATGAGAAATATCTCTACTATTTTAAGCATCATTGCACTGGCGCTTACCGGTGTGCTTTTCTATCTTCATTTTTCCTCTAAAGGAGCATCTAAAAATGTACCAGTGGCTGCTGATAAAGACGGGCACCACGATTTCAAGATCGCTTATTTTGACATCGACTCTCTGCAATCGAGTTATACCTTTTATAAAGACGCATTGGAAGAGATGAAGGGTAAAGAGAGTGCTGCGAATGCAGAATTGCAGGATATTAAAGCCAAATTCCAGCGCAGGATCCAGCAATTACAGGAAAAAGGTCCTACTATGTCACAAGCTGAGGGCGAAGCTGCGCAGAAGGAAGTAGCCAAGATGGAGCAGGACTATCGTAAGAGAGAAGCACAACTGCAGGACAATCTGCAGAACCAGCAGATGGACATGACGAAACTGATGCGTAAACAAATTGAGGACTACCTTTCTGAGTTTAATAAACAAAAGGGGTATGCCTATATCTTCTCTTATGAGCCCGGGTTTATTATGTATTATAAAGACTCCTTGTATGATGTAACGGGCGAGCTGGTTCAGGGTCTGAATGAGAAGTACAAGAGCAAGAAGAAGAAGTAG